The DNA segment TGGCTCGCCAGGATACCCGTCCGACCGTCCAACTGCAGCGCAGCATCCTTCATATGTACGTGGTAAATACGGTCCGGGAATTCCTGTATAAACTTCACCGGATCGACCATCTGCCAGTGCAGATGACTCGGATCGAAATTGAAACCAAATGCCTCACGATTGCCAACAGCCTCAAGCGCCCTCTTAGCCGTCAAAATATCAAAAGCGATCTCCGTCGGATGCACCTCAAGCGCGAATTTCACCCCGCACTCGTCAAACACGTCCAGGATCGGATTCCATATCTCCGCGAAATATTTAAACCCGTCATCGATCATCTGATCCGACACAGGCGGAAAACTGTACAGCATATGCCATATAGGCGACCCGGTAAAACCATTCACCACATCCAGCCCGAGATTCTTCGCCGTCCGCGCCGAATTCTTCATCGCCTCGATCGCCCACTCGCGTTTCTTATCCGCATCACCAGCACAATCCGCCGGCGCAAACCCGTCCGACCTGCTGTCATCGTTCGGATCACACGTCAACTGCCCCGCCAGATGATTACTGATCGCAAACAGCTTCAGTCCGTACTTATCCAGTATCGCACGCTGCTTCTTGCAATAGTCCATATCTTCCGCCGCCTTGAAAACGTCCATATGGTCGCCCCAGCAAGCCAGCTCGAGCCCGTCATAACCAAAGCCCGCCATCGTCTTCGCAAGTTCTTCCAGCGGCATATCCGCCCACTGTCCCGTAAACATAGTAACTGGTCTAGCCATTGTAATCTCCTTTCAAAATCCCGAATAAAAAGCAGAAAGCTATTTCTTCATAGCCGTCCACTTCTGATCACTCTTTGCACTTTCCATAACCGTCTCGATAAAGCTCATGCCCCGCACGCCGTCGCCGACCTTCGGGAAGTCCGAAACCAGAGCATCAGCTTCCTGGCCTTCAAGCTTCGCCCAGATAGTATCAGCGAAATTGCAGTAGACGTTCGCCATCGCCTCGATAAACGCCTCAGGATGCCCGGGCGGTATTCGACAGCCTCTCGCAGCCGCCGCACTCACTTCCTCAACATAAGGATTGCCTCGCCGCCATACCTGCATCGGCCCTTCATTGTCCTTCAGATACAGAGCGTTCGGCTCCTCCTGGTGCCACTCGATCGTCTTGTTCTCACCATGCACCCAGATCGACAGCCCGTTCTCCTGACCCGTCGCGATCT comes from the Anaerohalosphaera lusitana genome and includes:
- a CDS encoding sugar phosphate isomerase/epimerase family protein, which translates into the protein MARPVTMFTGQWADMPLEELAKTMAGFGYDGLELACWGDHMDVFKAAEDMDYCKKQRAILDKYGLKLFAISNHLAGQLTCDPNDDSRSDGFAPADCAGDADKKREWAIEAMKNSARTAKNLGLDVVNGFTGSPIWHMLYSFPPVSDQMIDDGFKYFAEIWNPILDVFDECGVKFALEVHPTEIAFDILTAKRALEAVGNREAFGFNFDPSHLHWQMVDPVKFIQEFPDRIYHVHMKDAALQLDGRTGILASHLNFGQPMRGWDFRSLGHGGVDFEEIIRALNVIGYEGPLSVEWEDSGMDRLHGAQEACDFVKNVDFKPSGVAFDAAFDEK